In Ostrinia nubilalis chromosome 12, ilOstNubi1.1, whole genome shotgun sequence, one DNA window encodes the following:
- the LOC135076510 gene encoding uncharacterized protein LOC135076510 isoform X3 — MHFPVEGTRKTLLFFTVLISWTVGFGEAAGDKVHSDRSEYERHPRAEEKEEEKASPAIRADSFSDEVAEQESSREENAKSSDVSEEERGNSRHRSTKGLQPGEFEPEDNPKVHGRYQDDDEESDEEARRHHRNKREIDYEAEKRKSKKFRSARKQGVTRA, encoded by the exons ATGCATTTTCCCGTTGAAGGCACTCGGAAGACATTGCTTTTCTTTACG GTTCTGATATCATGGACCGTTGGCTTCGGCGAAGCGGCTGGGGACAAAGTTC ATTCAGATAGATCAGAATATGAAAGGCACCCGAGAGCAGAAGAAAAGGAAGAAGAAAAAGCCAGTCCAGCAATAAGAGCCGACTCCTTCAGCGACGAAGTAGCCGAACAGGAGTCCAGCAGGGAAGAAAACGCCAAGTCCAGTGATGTGTCTGAAGAGG AAAGAGGCAACAGCAGGCACAGAAGTACGAAAGGATTACAGCCTGGAGAGTTCGAGCCAGAAG ACAATCCAAAAGTCCATGGAAGATATcaagatgatgatgaagaatcgGATGAAGAAG CGAGACGTCATCATCGCAATAAAAGAGAAATCGACTATGAAGCGGAAAAACGAAAAA GTAAGAAATTCCGCAGCGCTAGAAAACAAGGGGTAACCAGAGCGTAA
- the LOC135076510 gene encoding uncharacterized protein LOC135076510 isoform X2, with protein MHFPVEGTRKTLLFFTVLISWTVGFGEAAGDKVRTNGAPALRIRDFEDSDRSEYERHPRAEEKEEEKASPAIRADSFSDEVAEQESSREENAKSSDVSEEERGNSRHRSTKGLQPGEFEPEDNPKVHGRYQDDDEESDEEARRHHRNKREIDYEAEKRKSKKFRSARKQGVTRA; from the exons ATGCATTTTCCCGTTGAAGGCACTCGGAAGACATTGCTTTTCTTTACG GTTCTGATATCATGGACCGTTGGCTTCGGCGAAGCGGCTGGGGACAAAGTTC GTACAAATGGGGCCCCAGCACTTCGAATACGTGATTTTGAAG ATTCAGATAGATCAGAATATGAAAGGCACCCGAGAGCAGAAGAAAAGGAAGAAGAAAAAGCCAGTCCAGCAATAAGAGCCGACTCCTTCAGCGACGAAGTAGCCGAACAGGAGTCCAGCAGGGAAGAAAACGCCAAGTCCAGTGATGTGTCTGAAGAGG AAAGAGGCAACAGCAGGCACAGAAGTACGAAAGGATTACAGCCTGGAGAGTTCGAGCCAGAAG ACAATCCAAAAGTCCATGGAAGATATcaagatgatgatgaagaatcgGATGAAGAAG CGAGACGTCATCATCGCAATAAAAGAGAAATCGACTATGAAGCGGAAAAACGAAAAA GTAAGAAATTCCGCAGCGCTAGAAAACAAGGGGTAACCAGAGCGTAA
- the LOC135076510 gene encoding uncharacterized protein LOC135076510 isoform X1, translating to MHFPVEGTRKTLLFFTVLISWTVGFGEAAGDKVLNLRIGFDLTQGTNGAPALRIRDFEDSDRSEYERHPRAEEKEEEKASPAIRADSFSDEVAEQESSREENAKSSDVSEEERGNSRHRSTKGLQPGEFEPEDNPKVHGRYQDDDEESDEEARRHHRNKREIDYEAEKRKSKKFRSARKQGVTRA from the exons ATGCATTTTCCCGTTGAAGGCACTCGGAAGACATTGCTTTTCTTTACG GTTCTGATATCATGGACCGTTGGCTTCGGCGAAGCGGCTGGGGACAAAGTTC TTAATCTAAGAATAGGATTTGATTTGACGCAAGGTACAAATGGGGCCCCAGCACTTCGAATACGTGATTTTGAAG ATTCAGATAGATCAGAATATGAAAGGCACCCGAGAGCAGAAGAAAAGGAAGAAGAAAAAGCCAGTCCAGCAATAAGAGCCGACTCCTTCAGCGACGAAGTAGCCGAACAGGAGTCCAGCAGGGAAGAAAACGCCAAGTCCAGTGATGTGTCTGAAGAGG AAAGAGGCAACAGCAGGCACAGAAGTACGAAAGGATTACAGCCTGGAGAGTTCGAGCCAGAAG ACAATCCAAAAGTCCATGGAAGATATcaagatgatgatgaagaatcgGATGAAGAAG CGAGACGTCATCATCGCAATAAAAGAGAAATCGACTATGAAGCGGAAAAACGAAAAA GTAAGAAATTCCGCAGCGCTAGAAAACAAGGGGTAACCAGAGCGTAA